In bacterium, a genomic segment contains:
- a CDS encoding outer membrane beta-barrel protein codes for MKKFLVMLTVLFVGISQAAWAGANIGLKGVGPRIGFVDPDHGDGAVTLGAVADMGTWTENLPWELAFTWWSAGEEEGSYDWSYTDIAIRNSVYYTFEVDKNLFVYPGAGIGVHFLNASVEGPGNYDSDESDTEITLMILGGLQFPITGNWHGQAELQLDFGDAEQTNIQFDFIYELGK; via the coding sequence ATGAAGAAGTTTTTGGTGATGCTGACCGTATTGTTCGTCGGAATCAGCCAAGCGGCATGGGCGGGTGCGAATATCGGATTAAAGGGAGTCGGGCCTCGCATTGGCTTTGTGGACCCGGATCATGGTGACGGAGCAGTAACGCTTGGAGCAGTGGCCGACATGGGGACGTGGACCGAGAATTTACCGTGGGAGCTTGCCTTCACATGGTGGAGTGCAGGCGAAGAGGAAGGCTCTTATGATTGGAGTTACACGGATATCGCGATTCGCAATTCCGTGTATTACACGTTCGAAGTTGACAAGAATCTGTTTGTTTATCCCGGCGCAGGCATCGGTGTGCACTTCCTCAATGCAAGTGTGGAAGGGCCGGGCAATTATGACTCGGACGAGTCCGACACGGAGATAACTCTGATGATACTGGGCGGACTCCAATTCCCGATTACGGGCAACTGGCACGGACAGGCAGAGCTTCAGTTGGATTTCGGTGACGCCGAGCAGACCAACATTCAGTTTGATTTCATCTACGAATTAGGCAAATAG
- a CDS encoding NAD(P)-dependent oxidoreductase, whose product MITFRKTAEPQTPRTSTEKLNRKILITGGDSALARYLAHGLLDSGAQVSVQCVGAEAYHTLKENFPCVQLSPSDFRFGETLSIVSPDVILHIPADVQRGTHNERPMLNFNRTIDKVVQLCESAWRNAPHAHLMYMSTTDVYGECPQPKSESSELTPVSKYGSYSVMAEQILNDFGTYHGLRTSVLRLSSTYGPGLAHGTIAELVYNLLGPQGTNMHNTFDMNSTLDIIHAGDVLQALKLILSKDAEGVFNVASGHSMHIRELHTHLCAILELNAAPRTGKPDIAEAVQQRFDIAKLIALGFEPQVPLIEGLRGYTAWWSGIKAA is encoded by the coding sequence ATGATTACGTTCAGGAAAACTGCCGAACCGCAAACTCCCCGGACATCAACCGAAAAACTCAACCGGAAAATCCTTATCACCGGCGGGGACAGTGCTCTCGCCCGCTACCTCGCGCACGGCCTGCTCGACTCCGGTGCTCAAGTCTCCGTCCAGTGTGTCGGCGCGGAGGCCTATCATACTCTGAAAGAGAACTTTCCCTGCGTCCAGCTGAGCCCGTCGGACTTCAGATTCGGGGAAACGCTTTCGATTGTCTCCCCCGATGTCATTCTGCACATTCCGGCAGACGTTCAGCGCGGAACCCATAATGAAAGACCGATGCTGAATTTCAACCGGACGATTGACAAGGTCGTCCAGTTGTGCGAATCCGCATGGAGAAACGCGCCTCACGCACATCTTATGTATATGTCTACGACCGATGTGTACGGAGAGTGTCCGCAGCCGAAGTCCGAATCAAGCGAGCTCACGCCCGTCTCCAAATACGGCAGCTACAGCGTGATGGCCGAACAAATCCTCAATGACTTCGGAACCTACCACGGCTTGCGCACCTCTGTTCTGAGGCTTTCCTCAACCTACGGACCGGGATTGGCACACGGAACTATTGCCGAACTTGTCTATAATCTGCTCGGGCCGCAGGGCACGAACATGCACAATACCTTCGACATGAATTCGACGCTCGATATCATTCATGCGGGTGACGTGCTGCAGGCACTCAAATTGATTCTGAGCAAAGATGCTGAAGGCGTTTTCAACGTCGCATCCGGCCACAGCATGCACATCCGAGAGCTTCATACACATCTCTGCGCAATCCTGGAACTGAATGCTGCCCCCAGGACCGGGAAACCGGATATTGCTGAAGCCGTCCAACAACGATTTGATATCGCTAAACTGATAGCGCTTGGTTTCGAGCCGCAGGTTCCCCTGATTGAAGGGCTTCGCGGATATACCGCTTGGTGGAGCGGAATCAAAGCCGCATAG
- a CDS encoding acyl--CoA ligase — MTSLDTRIAHARSLGEGAQALSPLPFQNIGSLLNKQLQDRPEQPFLIFYTESGERSEWSYCEFFKLVWKSVRLLESFGIRRGDRIATVSHNHAETVVQYFAAWAMGVVVVPVNLGETDDRIEYILSNSETKLAFVREPYLERLAHLREKLPLFKTIVQTGGSAAAGFPHYAAELTKYSGEPVETREVGLEDEVLIVYTSGTTGNPKGVVLVQQNLLTDAQGISEWHALTAGQRMMCVLPLHHVNGTVVTLMTPMFYGGTVVLNQKFSTHHFFERLEREEVQIVSVVPTLLQFLLHEKSLEGKQLSLPKFRHIICGAGPLTVELASAFEDRFGLRIVHGYGLSETTCYSCFLPIELSASEHKRWMRDYGFPSIGVPIPQNEMEIHDERGTSLPPDTKGEIVIRGVNVMKYYFANPEINEKTFEFGWFRSGDEGFYKTDGRGRKFFFITGRLKELIIRGGVNISPFEIDEVLARIPGIDKAMAVGFENDWYGEEVGAYVCLKPGAALSEREIIGFCARELSSAKCPKVVVFGHEFPVTSTGKYQRNKCKHLFSAFKSEQFPRKATT, encoded by the coding sequence TTGACATCGCTTGACACAAGGATAGCACATGCACGGAGTCTGGGGGAGGGAGCGCAAGCTCTCTCCCCTCTTCCGTTTCAGAATATCGGTTCACTCCTGAACAAGCAGCTTCAGGACCGGCCTGAGCAGCCGTTCTTGATTTTCTACACTGAGTCCGGGGAGCGCAGCGAATGGAGTTACTGCGAGTTCTTCAAGCTCGTGTGGAAGTCGGTACGGCTGCTGGAGAGCTTTGGCATCCGGCGCGGAGACCGCATCGCCACTGTCTCGCATAATCACGCCGAGACCGTGGTGCAGTATTTTGCCGCCTGGGCAATGGGGGTGGTAGTCGTGCCGGTGAATCTCGGGGAGACGGACGACCGGATAGAGTATATTCTGAGCAATTCAGAGACCAAACTTGCATTCGTGCGCGAACCGTATCTTGAGCGACTTGCTCATCTGCGCGAGAAATTGCCGCTGTTCAAGACCATTGTCCAAACGGGTGGCAGTGCGGCGGCGGGTTTTCCCCATTATGCAGCCGAGTTGACCAAGTACTCCGGCGAACCGGTTGAAACACGCGAGGTCGGCTTGGAGGACGAAGTTCTGATTGTCTACACCTCGGGGACAACCGGTAATCCAAAGGGCGTGGTGCTGGTGCAGCAGAATCTGCTGACGGACGCACAGGGAATTTCTGAGTGGCATGCGCTCACCGCAGGCCAGCGGATGATGTGCGTCCTGCCGCTGCATCATGTGAACGGTACCGTGGTTACTCTGATGACACCGATGTTCTACGGCGGGACGGTGGTGCTGAACCAGAAGTTTTCGACGCATCACTTCTTCGAACGGTTGGAGCGTGAGGAGGTGCAAATCGTCAGCGTCGTGCCGACCCTGCTGCAGTTCCTCCTCCATGAAAAGAGCCTTGAAGGGAAGCAACTTTCGCTGCCGAAGTTCCGTCACATCATATGCGGGGCGGGTCCGTTGACCGTTGAGCTGGCGAGCGCCTTCGAGGACCGGTTCGGGTTGAGAATCGTGCACGGCTACGGTCTGTCGGAAACCACCTGCTACTCGTGTTTTCTGCCCATCGAGTTAAGCGCGTCTGAACACAAGCGTTGGATGCGCGATTACGGATTCCCCTCTATCGGAGTTCCGATACCGCAAAACGAGATGGAAATTCACGATGAACGCGGCACATCGCTCCCCCCCGACACGAAAGGTGAAATCGTGATTCGCGGCGTCAACGTGATGAAATACTACTTCGCCAATCCGGAAATAAACGAGAAGACGTTTGAGTTCGGTTGGTTTCGCTCCGGGGATGAAGGGTTTTACAAAACGGACGGGCGGGGACGGAAGTTTTTCTTCATTACGGGCAGGCTGAAGGAACTCATCATTCGCGGAGGCGTGAATATCTCGCCATTTGAGATTGATGAAGTGCTGGCGAGGATTCCCGGTATCGACAAGGCCATGGCGGTCGGGTTTGAGAATGACTGGTACGGCGAAGAAGTGGGCGCGTATGTCTGCCTGAAACCGGGCGCCGCACTTTCGGAACGGGAGATTATAGGCTTTTGTGCGCGCGAACTTTCGTCTGCCAAGTGCCCGAAGGTCGTTGTGTTCGGCCACGAATTTCCCGTCACCTCCACCGGAAAATATCAGCGCAACAAGTGCAAGCACCTGTTCAGCGCATTTAAGTCGGAACAGTTTCCCAGAAAAGCGACAACATAA
- a CDS encoding alpha/beta hydrolase: MPDSSRVLTFRLPADTPAGATIFLAADFNGWSPSHPLSRTIPQADGTHRFVLPPDIDRAEFKVTRGSWDSVECTADGQPTGNRQWNSGSHNGDLHIEVGGWCDLHPGTVSWRPRHTITGDVRVIHDVFSPQLGNMRDILVLLPPGYDDRTSERYPVMYMHDGQNLFDDVSAYDKEWGIDEISLELAEKEHLRHIVVGIPNMGLSRLHEYSPWEDDFRRSRGLGERYVRFVLQTIKPHIDAQFRTKPGREFTAVAGSSLGGLISLYAGMTRPDKFSFAACLSPSLNVAGGRIMKIAQAFHGDTRFWIDYGMHEFGGERGLSAQMIEAVQECGRLLKSNGVDARIVIDPEGEHNESSWRRRFPDVLRWWHNYLPK; this comes from the coding sequence ATGCCGGATTCATCTCGCGTTCTGACTTTCCGGCTGCCCGCGGACACTCCGGCGGGCGCCACTATTTTTCTCGCCGCCGACTTCAACGGCTGGAGCCCGTCACATCCGCTCTCGCGCACCATTCCGCAGGCGGACGGAACACACCGGTTTGTGCTTCCGCCGGATATTGACCGAGCCGAATTCAAGGTTACGCGCGGTTCGTGGGACAGTGTCGAATGTACTGCGGACGGCCAGCCGACCGGAAATCGCCAATGGAACTCCGGTTCCCATAACGGCGACTTGCACATTGAAGTGGGCGGTTGGTGTGATTTGCATCCCGGCACTGTGTCGTGGCGTCCTCGACATACGATTACCGGAGATGTGCGCGTCATTCATGATGTTTTCTCTCCGCAGCTCGGGAATATGCGGGACATTCTTGTGCTGCTCCCGCCCGGGTACGACGACAGAACAAGTGAGCGCTACCCTGTCATGTACATGCACGACGGACAAAACCTGTTTGACGATGTGTCCGCCTATGACAAGGAATGGGGAATTGACGAGATCTCACTCGAGCTTGCGGAAAAGGAACATCTGCGCCATATCGTTGTCGGGATTCCCAACATGGGTCTTTCACGGCTGCACGAGTACTCGCCGTGGGAAGACGATTTCCGCCGTTCGCGCGGCCTCGGTGAGCGTTACGTGCGGTTCGTCCTGCAAACGATTAAGCCGCATATCGACGCTCAATTCCGAACGAAACCGGGACGCGAATTCACCGCTGTCGCCGGCTCGTCACTCGGCGGATTGATTTCGCTCTATGCAGGCATGACACGCCCGGACAAATTCTCGTTCGCCGCCTGTCTCAGCCCGAGTCTGAATGTCGCAGGCGGGCGGATCATGAAGATTGCGCAGGCCTTTCACGGTGACACGCGCTTCTGGATTGACTACGGCATGCACGAATTCGGCGGTGAACGCGGACTCTCCGCTCAGATGATTGAAGCCGTGCAGGAGTGCGGACGGCTGCTGAAATCAAATGGTGTGGACGCGCGAATCGTGATTGACCCTGAAGGCGAGCACAATGAGTCTTCATGGCGAAGGCGTTTTCCAGACGTGTTGCGCTGGTGGCACAACTACCTGCCCAAATAA
- a CDS encoding M3 family oligoendopeptidase, which produces MLTIENRVAELARPSSEFPRRFLASGLCLSKWEDVLPYYQDLEERQVESTSQLENWIADSSELSAFLAEESSRRYIAMTCATDDEQAEKEYMLFVEEIAPRMKEAQDKLNRKLVASSWASTLGPKYEVFLRSSLNAVDLFREVNVPIETELERLSQQYQKLFGAMTVQWQGKEITIPRALAMLEETDRSVRESAYKLVAERRLKDRDELEDIFEEMLAKRHQVALNAGFENYRDYKFREYERFDYTPADCEAYHRAVAELVVPVLREASRARKQALGVDVLRPWDLDCDPFGREPLHPFGTADELIRACSRVFHRVDGELGRQFDKMNDLGLLDLSSRKGKAPGGYQSDLAEVRLPFIFMNAVGTNDDVFTLLHEGGHAFHAFAVRDEELYAYRHAPMEFSEVASMSMELLGMPMLDEFYSEADKARTIRTELEGKLALLCWIATIDAFQHWIYTHPGHTREQRREYWRSLVEKFGAGADHTGHEQARDYRWHAQLHLFEVPFYYIEYGIAQLGAFQIWSRSRRDPAEALRGYKHGLSLGGSRPLPKLYSAAGIKFEFSAEMIAPLMQEVREEIARQAKLEAQ; this is translated from the coding sequence ATGTTAACCATTGAGAACCGCGTTGCGGAATTAGCCCGGCCTTCGTCTGAATTTCCGCGGCGATTTTTGGCGTCCGGACTGTGTTTGTCAAAGTGGGAGGACGTTCTCCCCTATTATCAGGATTTGGAAGAGCGTCAAGTTGAAAGCACGTCTCAGCTTGAGAACTGGATAGCCGATTCGAGTGAGCTTTCTGCCTTCTTGGCCGAGGAGTCTTCACGCCGATACATCGCCATGACGTGCGCGACGGACGATGAGCAGGCCGAAAAGGAGTACATGCTGTTCGTTGAAGAGATTGCCCCGCGCATGAAGGAAGCGCAGGACAAACTCAATCGCAAACTCGTGGCGAGCTCATGGGCTTCAACACTCGGCCCCAAGTATGAGGTGTTCTTGCGTTCGAGTTTGAACGCGGTGGATTTATTCCGTGAAGTAAATGTTCCGATTGAGACGGAGCTTGAACGGCTGTCGCAGCAATATCAGAAGCTCTTTGGCGCAATGACCGTGCAATGGCAGGGCAAAGAGATCACGATTCCTCGTGCGCTGGCGATGCTTGAAGAGACCGACAGAAGTGTACGGGAATCCGCCTACAAGCTGGTCGCGGAACGGCGCTTGAAGGACAGGGACGAATTGGAAGATATATTTGAAGAGATGCTTGCCAAACGTCATCAGGTCGCCCTCAACGCCGGTTTTGAGAATTACCGCGACTATAAATTCCGGGAGTACGAACGGTTCGACTATACTCCGGCCGATTGTGAGGCTTACCATAGGGCGGTCGCCGAGCTGGTCGTGCCGGTTTTGCGCGAAGCATCGCGTGCGCGCAAGCAAGCGCTTGGAGTGGACGTGCTTCGGCCTTGGGACTTGGATTGCGATCCGTTCGGCCGTGAGCCGCTGCATCCGTTTGGCACGGCGGACGAACTGATTCGCGCCTGTTCGCGTGTATTTCATCGCGTGGACGGAGAGCTCGGCCGGCAATTTGACAAAATGAACGACCTCGGGCTGCTTGACCTGTCAAGCAGAAAAGGCAAAGCTCCGGGCGGCTATCAAAGCGACCTGGCCGAAGTGAGACTGCCGTTTATTTTCATGAACGCGGTCGGCACAAATGACGACGTGTTCACATTGCTGCACGAAGGCGGCCACGCGTTCCATGCGTTCGCGGTCCGCGATGAAGAGCTGTATGCCTACCGTCATGCGCCGATGGAGTTTTCAGAAGTTGCTTCGATGAGCATGGAGCTTCTGGGCATGCCGATGCTTGACGAGTTCTACAGCGAAGCGGACAAGGCAAGGACGATTCGCACGGAGCTCGAAGGCAAGCTTGCTCTGTTGTGCTGGATTGCCACAATTGACGCGTTTCAACATTGGATTTACACTCATCCGGGACACACGCGCGAGCAGCGGAGGGAGTATTGGCGCAGTTTAGTCGAAAAATTTGGCGCGGGCGCAGACCACACGGGTCATGAGCAGGCGCGCGACTATCGCTGGCACGCGCAGCTGCACCTGTTCGAAGTACCATTTTATTACATCGAGTATGGAATCGCGCAACTGGGCGCATTCCAGATTTGGAGTCGCTCACGCAGAGACCCCGCTGAAGCTCTGCGCGGGTACAAGCACGGTCTGTCGCTGGGCGGGTCACGGCCGCTGCCGAAGCTCTATTCGGCTGCGGGAATCAAATTTGAGTTCTCCGCGGAGATGATTGCTCCACTGATGCAGGAAGTACGCGAGGAGATAGCCCGGCAGGCAAAACTTGAGGCGCAATAG
- a CDS encoding S9 family peptidase: MIKQFAATLLLGCALANANPPATLLSEGQYIPDIGTFLQIGNWSPAGNSWDGKDVYVTSSASGAAQVYRITETGWPYQLTTFEDGIDGFTLARHGHVAIVSASVGGDENSQLYLMDTKTGRILKLTNRPDVQYGGVVWAPDDSKIYYTSNEENGTDFFIYEMNITTGESKKIFDGVKGSNAIADLSKDGKHMILSTYTSNVNNDLHHLDLTTGKWKTITKDKGDVMYGSVTLMPDNQTIYLDCNDNPEGMSRMATMKLGSPKVTYVNDGWLDTKWECEGIGFSRDYKYMAASTNEDGWGRAKVREVETGKDVKLPKLDGQMGVAGFTQDGEIILSFSSPTMAPEVFRWNPQTEKLTQLTQSIYAGIDRSLFRDPVLVRFPSFDGLEISGYLYLPASFKEGDPVPFIVEAHGGPESQFRPGFIRNIQYMLLNGYGVLCLNPRGSSGYGRDFLAMDNYKKRKDSLKDYKAATDWLIAQGYTKQGMIGIRGGSYGGYVVMGMITEYPDLYNAAINIVGITNFKTFLENTADYRRALREAEYGPLSDPEFLEEISPLNKAHLITTPLLVVHGENDPRVPVGEARQIIAKLTEIGTPVDSLIFPDEGHGASKRPNIIAEYRKHVEFFDKHLKGLRKPEMKE; encoded by the coding sequence ATGATTAAGCAGTTTGCAGCTACGCTTCTGCTCGGATGTGCGCTCGCGAACGCGAACCCTCCGGCCACATTGCTCTCGGAAGGGCAGTACATTCCCGATATCGGCACGTTTCTTCAGATTGGCAATTGGAGCCCGGCCGGAAACAGCTGGGACGGCAAAGACGTTTATGTGACATCTTCCGCTTCGGGCGCAGCTCAAGTCTATCGCATCACCGAAACCGGCTGGCCGTATCAGTTAACCACATTTGAAGACGGAATTGACGGGTTTACGCTGGCAAGGCATGGTCACGTCGCCATTGTCTCGGCCTCGGTGGGCGGAGATGAAAACTCCCAGCTCTATCTGATGGACACAAAGACGGGACGGATATTGAAACTGACAAACAGGCCGGACGTGCAGTACGGCGGCGTCGTGTGGGCTCCGGACGATTCAAAAATCTATTACACCTCGAACGAAGAGAACGGCACGGACTTTTTTATCTATGAAATGAACATCACGACCGGAGAGTCGAAGAAAATCTTTGACGGCGTCAAAGGGTCTAACGCGATTGCCGATCTGTCGAAGGACGGCAAGCACATGATCCTCAGCACCTATACGTCCAATGTGAACAACGACCTGCATCATCTTGACCTGACCACCGGCAAGTGGAAGACCATTACGAAGGACAAAGGGGACGTGATGTACGGCTCGGTGACGCTGATGCCGGACAACCAGACGATATATCTCGATTGCAACGACAATCCCGAAGGTATGTCGCGCATGGCAACCATGAAACTCGGTTCGCCGAAAGTGACGTATGTAAATGACGGCTGGCTCGATACAAAATGGGAATGCGAAGGTATCGGCTTCTCGCGTGACTACAAGTATATGGCTGCTTCGACCAACGAGGACGGTTGGGGACGTGCTAAAGTCCGTGAAGTGGAAACAGGCAAGGACGTAAAATTGCCGAAACTCGACGGACAGATGGGCGTGGCAGGATTCACACAAGACGGTGAGATTATTCTTTCCTTCTCAAGCCCGACGATGGCTCCGGAAGTGTTTCGCTGGAATCCGCAGACGGAGAAGCTGACTCAGCTCACACAGTCCATTTACGCGGGAATTGACCGCTCACTGTTCCGTGACCCGGTGCTCGTGCGTTTCCCGAGCTTTGACGGGCTGGAAATTTCGGGCTACTTGTATCTGCCCGCGTCATTCAAGGAAGGAGATCCGGTGCCGTTTATCGTTGAGGCGCACGGCGGACCGGAGTCGCAATTTAGACCGGGGTTCATCCGCAACATTCAATACATGCTGTTAAACGGCTACGGGGTATTGTGTTTGAATCCGCGCGGTTCATCCGGTTATGGCCGAGATTTCCTTGCCATGGACAATTACAAGAAGCGCAAGGACTCGTTGAAGGATTACAAAGCCGCGACGGACTGGTTGATTGCACAGGGCTACACCAAGCAGGGTATGATCGGCATTCGCGGCGGAAGTTACGGCGGCTATGTGGTGATGGGAATGATTACAGAGTATCCCGACCTTTATAACGCTGCCATCAACATCGTCGGCATCACGAACTTCAAGACCTTCCTTGAGAACACCGCCGATTACCGCCGCGCCCTGCGTGAAGCGGAATACGGCCCCTTGTCCGACCCCGAATTCCTCGAAGAAATCTCTCCGCTTAATAAGGCGCACCTCATCACGACTCCGTTGCTTGTCGTGCACGGTGAGAACGATCCGCGTGTTCCAGTGGGTGAAGCGCGCCAGATCATTGCAAAATTAACGGAGATTGGCACACCGGTGGATTCGCTGATATTCCCGGACGAAGGGCATGGCGCCAGCAAGCGGCCCAACATCATTGCCGAGTATCGCAAGCATGTCGAATTTTTCGACAAGCATTTGAAGGGTCTGCGCAAGCCGGAAATGAAAGAGTAG
- a CDS encoding class I SAM-dependent RNA methyltransferase: MNEDQGQESLHHHFKSGSRHVGDVACMSSDGRGIIKSRGQVLFANGVVTGDRVAFAPNLSVKPCEADNPKVLKLSVHRCEHPCRHAKECPGSRWGILSYQQQLKEKTELVRRVMRGVTDEARVQDIVPSPQPWGYRNRLTLQVRREEHGGAELGYATKARGEGFTPIRKCLLATEPVTQAVAHAIWVLRDMRELGKVLLPDRISFFETAAGTGALAIFKGWPKETDVQNFLELARKIELPGGIWAATANQAGIVGERGMFWREEECRAMQADWLGHKLEVHPAAFTQANQSAFAHVLEDLHSQASEIGREVIWDLYGGYGALGFAAAAGGSRVHVVEQNGLAKSTFEQLRILSPSVEGKFVHGEVAALLPDLMNRMAANDVVILDPPRNGCHPKVLTMLGESHVRRVVYLSCNPARLARDMKILARTGFQVNSVQPIDFFPQTPEIEVLATAIR, encoded by the coding sequence ATGAATGAAGATCAGGGGCAAGAATCGCTCCACCATCACTTTAAGTCCGGCTCCCGGCATGTCGGGGACGTTGCCTGCATGTCCAGCGATGGTCGGGGTATAATCAAGAGCCGTGGACAGGTACTGTTCGCAAATGGGGTTGTGACGGGAGACCGCGTGGCCTTTGCCCCCAATCTGTCTGTAAAGCCATGCGAAGCCGACAACCCGAAGGTTTTGAAGCTCTCGGTGCATCGCTGCGAGCATCCCTGCCGACATGCGAAAGAATGTCCCGGGTCACGCTGGGGAATTCTGTCCTATCAGCAGCAACTAAAGGAAAAAACAGAGTTGGTGCGGCGGGTCATGCGCGGGGTGACAGACGAGGCCAGAGTCCAGGATATAGTGCCCAGTCCGCAACCGTGGGGGTATCGGAATCGTCTAACCTTGCAGGTTCGGCGGGAAGAGCACGGCGGTGCCGAACTCGGCTATGCCACCAAAGCACGCGGGGAAGGATTTACCCCCATCAGGAAGTGCCTGCTTGCAACAGAGCCGGTGACTCAAGCTGTGGCTCATGCAATATGGGTCCTGCGGGACATGCGCGAGCTTGGGAAAGTTCTGTTGCCGGACCGGATCAGCTTCTTTGAGACAGCCGCAGGAACGGGAGCACTGGCGATTTTTAAGGGTTGGCCGAAGGAGACGGATGTTCAGAATTTCTTAGAACTTGCGAGAAAAATCGAACTACCCGGCGGAATTTGGGCAGCCACGGCAAATCAAGCGGGGATTGTGGGAGAGCGAGGCATGTTTTGGAGAGAAGAGGAGTGCCGAGCCATGCAGGCCGATTGGCTGGGGCACAAGTTGGAAGTCCATCCTGCAGCATTCACACAAGCCAATCAATCCGCATTCGCTCATGTGCTCGAAGATCTGCACTCGCAGGCAAGCGAAATTGGAAGGGAAGTAATTTGGGACTTATATGGCGGTTACGGCGCCCTCGGATTTGCCGCGGCAGCCGGCGGAAGCCGGGTACATGTTGTCGAGCAGAACGGTTTGGCAAAGAGTACATTTGAGCAATTGAGAATTTTATCCCCGTCTGTCGAAGGCAAATTTGTGCACGGCGAAGTTGCGGCACTGCTGCCGGACCTGATGAACAGGATGGCTGCGAATGATGTTGTGATACTCGATCCTCCGCGCAACGGCTGTCATCCCAAAGTCTTGACAATGCTCGGAGAATCTCATGTCAGACGGGTAGTATATTTATCATGCAATCCGGCGCGGCTCGCTCGCGACATGAAAATTCTTGCCAGAACGGGATTTCAAGTGAACAGTGTTCAGCCCATTGATTTTTTTCCGCAAACACCGGAAATTGAGGTGCTTGCAACTGCAATACGATGA